In Candidatus Dadabacteria bacterium, the following proteins share a genomic window:
- the miaB gene encoding tRNA (N6-isopentenyl adenosine(37)-C2)-methylthiotransferase MiaB: MEHTQTSAKEAAPLLYIETYGCQMNEYDSDRIRAALGAEKTADPRAADYIVINTCAIREKSDHKAFSSIGKFKRIKDSRPGVVIGMAGCVAQLYGDKLIKKNPHLDFVIGPRAIPKLPALVADIERAREIYRAVRSETSFDVEETFEVSPAHDRNKVSAFVSVQQGCNKKCAYCIVPTVRGLEINRPLEGILKEVALLVSKGAREITFVGQTVNSWKDGGMKFGDLLRATGDVEGVERIRFTSPFVRDVTKKMIAAMREVPQVCDHIHLPIQSGSDNVLKLMNRTYTTGWYFDAIERLRDAIPGIAVSTDMIIGFPGETAEDFDDTMEFLEKIRFDGSFSFKYSRRPGTPAAEAPGQIPPAEAERRLEIYQTRQRELTLESNRRREGETEEVLISGRSKRGDGWMTGRTTHNRIVNFPGDDRLAGTLAKVRVMEGLANSLRGEITA, translated from the coding sequence ATGGAACACACCCAGACATCCGCAAAAGAGGCGGCTCCGCTCCTTTATATTGAGACCTACGGCTGCCAGATGAACGAGTATGACTCCGACCGCATTCGCGCCGCCCTCGGAGCTGAAAAGACCGCCGACCCCCGCGCCGCGGACTACATTGTTATCAACACGTGCGCCATCAGGGAGAAATCCGACCACAAGGCGTTCAGCAGCATCGGGAAGTTCAAGCGCATTAAAGACTCGCGCCCCGGCGTTGTGATTGGAATGGCGGGCTGTGTGGCGCAACTCTACGGCGACAAACTGATAAAGAAAAACCCCCATCTGGATTTTGTCATAGGGCCGAGGGCAATCCCCAAACTGCCCGCCCTCGTGGCGGACATAGAGCGGGCGAGAGAGATTTACCGCGCCGTGAGAAGCGAAACATCTTTTGATGTTGAGGAGACCTTTGAGGTCTCCCCCGCGCACGACCGGAACAAGGTGAGCGCGTTTGTTTCCGTTCAGCAGGGCTGCAACAAGAAATGCGCCTACTGCATCGTCCCCACGGTGCGGGGGCTTGAAATCAACCGCCCGCTTGAGGGCATTCTCAAAGAGGTCGCGCTGCTGGTCTCAAAGGGGGCGAGGGAGATCACCTTTGTCGGGCAGACGGTTAATTCGTGGAAGGACGGCGGGATGAAATTCGGCGACCTTCTGCGGGCGACGGGGGATGTTGAGGGGGTGGAGCGCATCCGCTTCACAAGCCCGTTTGTGCGGGATGTTACAAAAAAGATGATAGCCGCAATGAGGGAAGTGCCGCAGGTGTGCGACCATATACACCTGCCCATACAGTCCGGTTCGGACAATGTGCTGAAACTGATGAACCGCACCTACACGACCGGCTGGTATTTTGACGCGATTGAGCGGCTGAGGGACGCCATTCCCGGCATTGCGGTTTCAACCGACATGATCATCGGCTTCCCCGGCGAAACGGCGGAGGATTTTGACGACACTATGGAGTTTCTTGAAAAAATCCGTTTTGACGGCTCGTTTTCCTTCAAGTATTCGCGGCGTCCCGGCACTCCGGCGGCGGAGGCCCCCGGGCAAATCCCCCCCGCCGAAGCCGAAAGGCGGCTTGAGATTTACCAGACCCGCCAGAGGGAACTCACCCTTGAGAGCAACCGCCGGAGGGAGGGAGAGACTGAAGAGGTTCTCATCTCCGGGCGGAGCAAACGCGGAGACGGCTGGATGACCGGACGCACCACGCACAACAGAATCGTCAACTTTCCGGGAGACGACCGCCTTGCCGGAACTCTCGCAAAAGTGCGCGTGATGGAGGGGCTCGCCAACTCCCTCAGAGGGGAAATAACGGCTTGA
- the ispH gene encoding 4-hydroxy-3-methylbut-2-enyl diphosphate reductase, whose translation MSGGAEEVALVSPRGFCAGVERAILIVERVLKKHGAPVYVKHEIVHNKTVIEDFKKRGVVFIEDPRDVPPGLPVVYSAHGVSRAVRRASAERGLTVYDATCPLVSRIHAGVSRLRRAGYEIVMIGHRGHPEVEGTLGQADGGIYLVENAEDIAALSVENPRKLAYVTQTTLSVDDTKRLVALLKERFPGIRLPEKDDICYATQNRQDAVKAAAGDCDVFFVVGSAMSSNSNRLKEVARSLGARAYLVDCADDIDPRWLEGAKRIGLTAGASAPERIVKSISLRLREWTGAEVVETPPAASENVSFSAPKDLLSVL comes from the coding sequence TTGAGCGGCGGCGCGGAGGAAGTTGCGCTGGTAAGCCCGCGTGGCTTCTGCGCCGGAGTGGAGCGGGCGATTCTGATAGTGGAGCGCGTTCTCAAAAAACACGGCGCTCCCGTTTATGTAAAGCACGAAATCGTTCACAACAAAACCGTTATTGAAGACTTCAAAAAGCGCGGCGTGGTGTTCATTGAAGACCCCCGCGATGTTCCGCCGGGGCTTCCGGTGGTTTACTCGGCGCACGGAGTTTCCCGCGCCGTCCGCCGCGCCTCGGCGGAGAGGGGGCTTACCGTGTATGACGCCACCTGCCCGCTGGTCTCGCGCATACACGCGGGCGTTTCCCGCCTTCGCCGCGCCGGATATGAGATCGTGATGATAGGCCACAGGGGGCATCCCGAAGTGGAGGGAACTCTCGGACAGGCGGACGGCGGCATATACCTTGTTGAAAATGCGGAAGACATAGCCGCCCTCAGCGTGGAAAACCCCCGGAAACTTGCCTATGTGACCCAGACGACCCTTTCCGTTGACGACACAAAGCGGCTGGTGGCGCTGCTGAAAGAGAGGTTTCCCGGCATACGCCTGCCGGAAAAAGACGACATTTGCTATGCCACTCAAAACCGGCAGGATGCGGTGAAGGCGGCGGCGGGGGACTGCGATGTGTTCTTTGTGGTCGGCTCGGCCATGAGTTCAAACTCAAACCGGCTGAAGGAGGTCGCCCGTTCTCTCGGAGCGCGCGCCTATCTGGTTGACTGCGCGGATGACATAGACCCCCGGTGGCTTGAGGGCGCGAAAAGAATCGGGCTTACGGCGGGCGCGTCCGCGCCGGAGAGAATAGTGAAAAGCATATCCCTGCGGCTGCGGGAATGGACCGGGGCGGAGGTGGTTGAAACCCCTCCGGCGGCGAGTGAAAACGTCAGTTTCAGCGCCCCGAAAGACCTTTTGAGCGTTTTGTAA
- a CDS encoding ammonium transporter — MSAEMFTVNNLWLLIATILVFIMHLGFASLESGLTRSKNAVNILFKNVSIIAIGILTYAACGFNLMYPGFAEGAYGLLGFAGFGISSPEGAAGLIQYAGGGYAYYTDFIFQAVFAATAATIISGAVAERIKLGSFLVVAAVYVAFVYPVAGSWKWGGGWLDAMGFYDFAGSTIVHSVGGWGALAGAVILGPRLGRYTKAGARLMPGHSLPLATIGVFLLWFGWYGFNGGSVLSADPGAVSLVFVTTSLAGSAGIVGAMLSAWAISKKPDLSMTLNGALAGLVGITAGADVISPGGSVVVGLIAGVLVVVSVILFDRIKIDDPVGAISVHLTCGIWGTLAVGIFSANPEHTFLKQLTGVASYGVFCAVMAVAIFLAVRAVMGLRVSEEEEVTGLDLGEHGMEAYDITKL; from the coding sequence GTGAGCGCGGAGATGTTCACCGTCAACAACCTGTGGCTGCTGATAGCCACAATCCTTGTTTTCATAATGCACCTCGGTTTCGCCTCGCTTGAAAGCGGGCTTACGAGGTCAAAGAACGCGGTCAACATACTTTTCAAAAATGTTTCCATCATTGCGATAGGCATTCTCACTTATGCGGCGTGCGGCTTTAACCTGATGTATCCGGGGTTTGCCGAGGGGGCTTACGGACTGCTGGGTTTTGCCGGGTTCGGAATATCGTCTCCCGAAGGCGCGGCGGGGCTGATTCAATACGCCGGGGGCGGCTACGCATATTACACCGACTTCATTTTTCAGGCGGTTTTTGCCGCGACTGCGGCGACCATTATCTCCGGCGCGGTGGCGGAGAGAATCAAACTCGGAAGTTTCCTCGTGGTCGCCGCCGTTTATGTGGCGTTTGTCTATCCGGTGGCGGGCTCGTGGAAGTGGGGCGGCGGCTGGCTTGACGCGATGGGCTTTTACGACTTTGCCGGCTCCACGATAGTCCACAGCGTTGGCGGATGGGGCGCGCTTGCGGGCGCGGTGATTCTGGGTCCCCGCCTCGGCAGATACACAAAAGCCGGGGCGCGGCTTATGCCGGGGCACAGCCTGCCGCTCGCCACAATCGGCGTATTCCTCCTCTGGTTCGGCTGGTATGGGTTTAACGGCGGCTCGGTTCTGTCCGCCGACCCCGGAGCCGTCTCGCTGGTGTTTGTAACAACCTCCCTCGCCGGTTCGGCGGGCATAGTGGGCGCAATGCTTTCGGCGTGGGCGATAAGCAAAAAGCCCGACCTCTCCATGACTTTGAACGGCGCTCTTGCGGGCCTTGTGGGCATAACGGCGGGCGCCGATGTGATAAGCCCCGGCGGCTCGGTAGTCGTGGGGCTGATAGCGGGCGTTCTGGTGGTGGTCTCGGTAATCCTGTTTGACAGAATAAAAATAGACGACCCGGTGGGAGCCATATCCGTCCATCTGACTTGCGGAATATGGGGAACTCTTGCGGTGGGCATATTCAGCGCAAACCCGGAACACACGTTTTTGAAGCAGTTGACGGGAGTGGCTTCCTACGGGGTTTTCTGCGCGGTTATGGCGGTGGCGATATTTCTCGCCGTGCGGGCGGTTATGGGATTGAGGGTTTCCGAAGAGGAAGAGGTAACGGGGCTTGACCTCGGAGAGCATGGAATGGAGGCGTATGACATTACAAAACTGTAG
- the uvrC gene encoding excinuclease ABC subunit UvrC: MALADLKSQVAALPSSCGVYIMRNASGAPVYVGKGTNLKSRVRSYLNPRSDSRPQIAYLMREAAAVDYILSRDEREALILENSLIKEHKPKFNIQLKDDKTYASLRFSVHEKFPRLSMARRVREDGAAYFGPFSRGGDLKAIANLARRLFAVRDCSAAKFKRHRRRPCLSYDMRLCSGPCAGKISEEKYAEMCKGAEAFLRGGGGAAGALKSKMKKAAQELRYDDAALYRDQISALRAREGRASSASRTDRDIIGAAADGESFEFVALFHRGGGVADKAEFSAKNTGADTPRALGEFLGRFYDAGRQIPPEVVVPAAPEHRGAYEKWLSEKRGGAVKIIVPARGARAKLLRLAEDNAAEALRKKRIRGEREKDALSALKKALKLSRTPREIECLDISNTGGALATGAVVRFSGGEPDKKRYKRYRIKTVSGQDDFAGIKEMLSRRLKRAGEKGWELPDLILIDGGKGQLSAAMEAMRETGAEGKADIAAIAKGRGRERGDAIYAPGRKTPWTPLKDKEGLFLLMRARDEAHRFALGYHRKLRGREMMR, translated from the coding sequence ATGGCTTTGGCGGATTTGAAATCTCAGGTTGCCGCCCTGCCCTCCTCGTGCGGGGTTTATATTATGCGCAACGCCTCCGGGGCGCCGGTTTACGTGGGCAAGGGAACAAACCTTAAAAGCCGCGTCCGCTCCTACCTTAACCCCCGGAGCGACTCAAGGCCGCAAATCGCCTACCTCATGCGCGAGGCGGCGGCGGTTGACTACATACTCTCACGGGACGAACGGGAGGCGCTTATCCTTGAAAACTCGCTTATTAAAGAGCACAAACCGAAATTCAACATCCAGCTCAAAGACGATAAAACCTACGCCTCTTTGCGGTTTTCGGTTCACGAAAAGTTTCCGCGCCTTTCAATGGCGCGGCGGGTGCGGGAGGACGGGGCGGCATATTTCGGGCCGTTTTCACGCGGAGGCGACCTGAAGGCAATCGCCAATCTGGCGCGGAGGCTTTTTGCCGTCCGGGACTGCTCCGCCGCCAAGTTCAAAAGACACCGGCGGCGCCCGTGCCTCAGTTACGACATGCGCCTCTGCTCCGGCCCGTGCGCGGGGAAGATCAGCGAGGAAAAATACGCCGAAATGTGCAAGGGCGCGGAGGCGTTTCTGCGCGGCGGCGGGGGCGCGGCGGGGGCGCTCAAAAGCAAGATGAAAAAGGCGGCGCAAGAGTTGAGGTATGATGACGCCGCCCTCTACAGAGACCAAATATCCGCGCTGCGGGCAAGGGAAGGCAGGGCGTCTTCCGCAAGCCGGACGGACAGGGACATCATCGGCGCGGCGGCGGACGGAGAGAGTTTTGAGTTTGTCGCCCTGTTCCACCGGGGCGGCGGAGTGGCGGACAAGGCGGAGTTTTCGGCAAAAAACACCGGCGCGGACACCCCGCGAGCCCTCGGCGAGTTTCTGGGAAGGTTCTACGATGCGGGCAGGCAAATCCCGCCGGAGGTCGTTGTTCCCGCCGCGCCGGAACATCGGGGCGCGTATGAAAAATGGCTCTCCGAAAAGCGCGGCGGCGCGGTCAAAATCATCGTTCCGGCAAGGGGCGCAAGGGCGAAACTTCTGCGCCTCGCGGAGGACAACGCCGCCGAGGCGCTGAGGAAAAAACGCATTCGCGGGGAGCGGGAAAAAGACGCGCTTTCCGCGCTCAAAAAAGCCCTCAAACTGTCGCGGACGCCGCGTGAAATTGAGTGCCTTGACATATCAAACACCGGCGGCGCTCTCGCAACCGGCGCGGTGGTGAGGTTCAGCGGCGGCGAGCCGGACAAAAAACGCTACAAACGCTACAGAATCAAGACCGTCTCCGGACAGGACGATTTTGCGGGCATAAAAGAGATGCTTTCCCGCCGCCTGAAAAGAGCGGGGGAAAAGGGATGGGAACTTCCCGACCTCATCCTCATAGACGGCGGCAAGGGGCAACTCTCCGCCGCAATGGAGGCGATGAGGGAGACGGGAGCGGAGGGAAAGGCGGACATAGCCGCAATCGCCAAGGGGCGGGGGCGCGAGCGCGGAGACGCAATATACGCGCCCGGAAGAAAGACCCCGTGGACTCCCCTGAAAGACAAAGAGGGGCTTTTTCTGCTGATGAGGGCAAGGGACGAGGCGCACAGGTTTGCGCTCGGCTACCACAGGAAATTGCGGGGAAGGGAGATGATGAGGTAA
- a CDS encoding cupin domain-containing protein encodes MKHIKIIAAFALLFAAGSVFALRHPGLPDALEAGWEGNRVCEKLHEDDQIRVLRCTVPPGGGHERHFHTPHYGYVLSGGKLRIEDDGGTRIVEVATGSDFYSKGTPWHEAVNIGGTTASFLVVEPKAAK; translated from the coding sequence GTGAAGCACATAAAAATCATTGCCGCCTTTGCCCTGCTGTTTGCCGCCGGTTCGGTGTTCGCGCTCCGCCACCCCGGCCTGCCGGACGCTCTGGAAGCCGGATGGGAGGGAAACAGGGTTTGCGAAAAACTCCACGAGGACGACCAGATCCGCGTGCTTCGCTGCACCGTCCCGCCGGGCGGCGGGCATGAACGGCATTTCCACACGCCCCACTACGGCTACGTTCTTTCGGGCGGAAAACTGCGGATTGAAGATGACGGCGGCACGCGCATTGTGGAGGTCGCCACCGGAAGCGACTTTTACAGCAAAGGAACGCCGTGGCACGAGGCGGTCAACATAGGCGGCACAACGGCAAGTTTCCTTGTGGTTGAGCCAAAGGCGGCAAAATAG
- a CDS encoding bile acid:sodium symporter family protein, producing the protein MSATALLPAGAVAVSAVAYFYPALMSGLGGLIVPLLGVVMLGMGMTLSPADFVEIARRPRPVAVGACLQFLLMPLLAWIAGSLAGLPPELIVGIVLVGACPGGTASNVICYLARGDVALSIALTTVSTAASVFLTPFLTWLYAGQTVAVPVWDMMFNIARIVLLPVCAGVLINHRFGDRLAAARRFFPYLSVAAIILIIGIVVSKTGAQLKMAAPPLIAAVCLHNLLGLSCGYYAGKLLGYNRRVCRTFAIEVGMQNSGLAIALAHLAKFPALAALPGAVFSVWHNVSGSVVAAVWERSATRDD; encoded by the coding sequence ATGTCCGCAACAGCCCTTCTTCCCGCCGGAGCGGTCGCCGTTTCGGCGGTCGCGTATTTTTATCCCGCCCTGATGTCCGGGCTCGGCGGGCTTATCGTCCCCCTGCTCGGCGTTGTGATGTTAGGAATGGGCATGACCCTCTCCCCGGCGGACTTCGTTGAAATAGCCCGCCGCCCCCGCCCGGTCGCCGTGGGCGCGTGCCTTCAGTTTCTGCTGATGCCCCTTCTCGCGTGGATTGCAGGCTCGCTTGCCGGGCTGCCCCCCGAACTCATTGTCGGCATTGTGCTTGTGGGCGCGTGCCCCGGCGGCACGGCGTCCAATGTTATCTGCTATCTGGCGCGGGGCGATGTGGCTTTGTCCATTGCGCTTACCACGGTGTCAACCGCAGCCTCGGTGTTTCTGACGCCGTTTCTGACATGGCTGTATGCGGGGCAGACGGTCGCCGTGCCGGTCTGGGATATGATGTTTAACATAGCCCGCATAGTTCTGCTGCCGGTTTGCGCGGGCGTGCTTATAAACCACCGCTTCGGCGACCGCCTTGCCGCCGCGCGGCGGTTTTTCCCGTACCTGTCGGTTGCGGCGATAATCCTCATCATAGGGATAGTGGTGTCAAAAACGGGGGCGCAACTGAAGATGGCCGCCCCGCCCCTTATTGCGGCGGTTTGCCTGCACAACCTGCTCGGGCTGTCCTGCGGATACTATGCGGGAAAACTTCTCGGCTACAACCGCCGGGTCTGCCGCACCTTTGCGATTGAGGTGGGAATGCAGAACTCCGGCCTTGCCATTGCGCTGGCGCATCTGGCAAAGTTTCCCGCGCTGGCGGCGCTGCCGGGGGCGGTGTTCAGCGTCTGGCACAATGTGAGCGGCTCGGTGGTCGCGGCGGTCTGGGAGAGGTCTGCGACCCGCGATGACTGA
- a CDS encoding cyclase family protein yields the protein MMFKLALMLLAAAVSHPAFAFDTSKYRLIDLSHTYNEKTLYWPTTKTGFERKSLHHGRAEGGYFYSSGSFCTAEHGGTHMDAPVHFARRGMATHRIPLRNLIAPGVVIDVSKKAAADRNYRLTADDVLEFERKHGKIKPGTIVIMKTGWERYWPDAKKYFGDDTPGDASNLSFPSYGESAARLLVEKRRVSVIGVDTASLDYGPSKDFIVHRIAGARNVAGLENLKSLDKLPPKGFTVIALPMKIEGGSGGPARVVAVVPK from the coding sequence ATGATGTTCAAACTCGCTTTAATGCTGCTTGCCGCCGCCGTCTCTCATCCGGCGTTTGCCTTTGACACAAGCAAATACCGCCTCATAGACCTCTCCCACACGTACAACGAAAAGACGCTTTACTGGCCCACAACAAAAACCGGATTTGAAAGGAAGTCTCTGCATCACGGCAGGGCGGAGGGCGGTTACTTCTATTCTTCCGGCAGTTTCTGCACCGCGGAGCACGGAGGGACGCACATGGACGCGCCCGTCCACTTTGCGAGGCGCGGAATGGCAACGCACCGGATACCGCTCCGCAACCTCATAGCCCCCGGCGTGGTGATTGATGTGAGCAAAAAGGCGGCCGCCGACCGCAACTACCGCCTGACGGCGGACGATGTGCTTGAGTTTGAGAGAAAGCACGGAAAGATAAAGCCCGGAACTATCGTGATAATGAAAACGGGCTGGGAACGTTACTGGCCTGACGCGAAAAAGTATTTCGGGGATGACACGCCGGGGGACGCAAGCAATCTGAGTTTTCCGAGTTACGGCGAGAGCGCGGCGCGCCTGCTTGTGGAAAAAAGGCGGGTGAGCGTTATCGGGGTGGACACCGCATCGCTTGATTACGGACCTTCAAAGGATTTCATAGTCCACCGCATAGCCGGAGCGCGCAATGTTGCCGGTCTGGAAAACCTTAAATCACTGGACAAACTGCCGCCCAAAGGTTTCACCGTTATCGCCCTGCCCATGAAAATTGAAGGGGGTTCGGGAGGCCCCGCGCGGGTGGTTGCGGTTGTGCCGAAATGA
- a CDS encoding M42 family peptidase has translation MDFKLLKTLCDLPAVPGNEGAVRDFVLSELRPHAEEVSVDALGNVIARIGGKGPRLVVDAHMDEVGFLVSHIDDRGFIRVQPLGGVDARVFYGQRLVVHGAKPLPATVGAVPPHISKTEGGGNVPDIGDCVIDTGLAADKVKKYAKIGDPVTFDSELAETEDGVIARSIDDRVGIFVILKMLEGKLKPSCELFVTMTVQEEPGLRGARIIAPAVNPDFVVALEGTVAMDLPGVAAHRTLANTMRGPEIRLSDRYLVADRDFSFFIRSVADKKKIPSQITVKKAGGTNATAMQVTGRGARAAAVSVPTRHLHSPGSVAFKSDIEATVKLMKGVVEGIGGFGGK, from the coding sequence ATGGATTTCAAACTTCTGAAAACACTCTGCGACCTGCCCGCCGTTCCCGGAAACGAGGGCGCGGTCAGGGATTTTGTTCTCTCCGAACTCCGCCCCCATGCGGAGGAGGTCTCCGTTGACGCGCTGGGCAACGTCATAGCCCGCATCGGCGGAAAGGGACCCCGCCTTGTTGTTGACGCGCACATGGACGAGGTGGGCTTTCTGGTAAGCCACATTGACGACAGGGGCTTTATAAGGGTTCAGCCGCTCGGCGGCGTTGACGCGCGGGTTTTCTACGGGCAACGCCTTGTGGTTCACGGAGCAAAGCCGCTTCCCGCCACAGTGGGCGCGGTTCCGCCGCACATCAGCAAAACGGAAGGCGGCGGGAATGTTCCCGATATCGGCGACTGCGTTATAGACACCGGCCTTGCGGCGGACAAGGTGAAAAAGTATGCCAAAATCGGAGACCCCGTAACCTTTGATTCCGAACTTGCGGAAACCGAGGACGGGGTTATCGCCCGTTCCATTGACGACAGGGTCGGCATATTTGTCATTTTGAAAATGCTTGAGGGGAAACTCAAGCCCTCCTGCGAGTTGTTTGTTACGATGACGGTTCAGGAGGAGCCGGGGCTTCGCGGGGCGCGGATTATTGCCCCGGCGGTGAACCCTGATTTTGTGGTCGCCCTTGAGGGAACGGTCGCAATGGACCTTCCCGGCGTTGCCGCGCACAGGACGCTTGCAAACACGATGAGGGGTCCCGAAATACGGCTTTCAGACCGCTATCTTGTGGCGGACAGGGATTTCAGTTTTTTCATAAGGTCAGTTGCGGACAAAAAGAAAATCCCTTCGCAGATAACCGTCAAAAAAGCGGGCGGAACAAACGCGACCGCAATGCAGGTAACCGGCAGGGGCGCAAGGGCGGCGGCGGTATCCGTGCCGACAAGGCATCTGCACAGCCCCGGCTCGGTCGCTTTCAAAAGCGACATTGAGGCAACGGTGAAGTTGATGAAGGGAGTTGTTGAAGGGATTGGAGGGTTTGGCGGAAAGTAA
- the gloA gene encoding lactoylglutathione lyase, protein MKYLHTMIRVGDLERSIAFYTNVLGLVHHRTTDYPDGKFTLAFLGYGGDTEPFLELTYNYGVSKYDHGGAYGHMAFAVDDINAACEKIAELGGKVIRPPGPMKHGKTVIAFVEDPDGYKVELIERKGE, encoded by the coding sequence ATGAAGTATCTGCACACAATGATAAGAGTCGGCGATCTGGAGAGGTCAATCGCCTTTTACACAAACGTTCTGGGCCTCGTCCATCACCGCACCACCGACTACCCGGACGGGAAATTCACCCTCGCCTTTCTCGGATACGGCGGCGACACAGAGCCGTTTCTTGAACTGACATACAACTACGGCGTCTCAAAATACGATCACGGCGGCGCGTACGGCCACATGGCGTTTGCCGTTGACGACATAAACGCCGCGTGTGAAAAAATTGCGGAACTCGGCGGAAAGGTTATTCGCCCGCCGGGGCCTATGAAGCACGGAAAAACAGTTATCGCCTTTGTTGAAGACCCGGACGGGTATAAAGTTGAATTGATTGAGAGAAAGGGGGAATGA
- a CDS encoding DUF1844 domain-containing protein, producing the protein MSEENNKPPEEFKMDFSNFVLSLNASAMVHLGDIPDPSTKEREVNLPAVKHTVDILELIQEKTEGNLTDEEKKLIDDVLYDLRMKYVQATAPGEEKD; encoded by the coding sequence ATGAGCGAAGAAAACAACAAACCCCCCGAAGAGTTCAAAATGGATTTTTCCAACTTTGTGCTTTCGCTGAACGCATCGGCGATGGTGCATTTGGGAGACATACCGGACCCGAGCACGAAAGAGCGCGAGGTCAATCTTCCCGCCGTGAAGCACACGGTGGACATACTTGAACTGATTCAGGAAAAGACCGAGGGAAATCTGACGGATGAGGAAAAGAAACTGATTGACGATGTGCTTTACGATTTACGGATGAAATACGTGCAGGCGACCGCGCCGGGCGAAGAAAAGGATTGA
- a CDS encoding Mrp/NBP35 family ATP-binding protein: MSLTPETVAKRLKQVKYPGFTRDIVSFGIVKNIEVDEGAAVTVSLVFPKPDPEVQKRVEEAVRAAVLETPGAQGINIRSEARDAAPRKSPPQAREAEKKLPDIKHYVAVASGKGGVGKSTVAVNLAVSLAKKRSGVGLMDADIWGPSAPVMTGTQGETPVATPERKMLPVEKYGLKIMSIGYLINEEETVIWRGPMVHGAVKQFVEDVVWTNIDYLVIDLPPGTGDAQLSIAQTAPLSGGVIVTTPQEVSLIDARRGILMFEKLNIPVIGIVENMSYLDVPGGEKIDIFGRGGGKAMAERFKVPFLGEIPIDPNVRKGGDGGVPVVESDPDSPASLAFAKVADEVLKHLENG, translated from the coding sequence ATGAGTCTCACACCCGAAACCGTTGCGAAGCGGTTGAAGCAGGTTAAATATCCCGGTTTTACGAGAGACATCGTATCTTTCGGCATAGTCAAAAACATTGAAGTGGACGAGGGGGCGGCGGTTACGGTCTCCCTTGTGTTCCCCAAGCCGGACCCTGAGGTTCAGAAGCGGGTGGAGGAAGCCGTCCGCGCCGCAGTTCTTGAAACTCCGGGAGCGCAGGGGATTAACATACGCTCAGAGGCGCGGGACGCCGCGCCCCGCAAGTCGCCCCCGCAGGCGCGGGAGGCGGAGAAAAAACTGCCGGACATCAAGCATTATGTCGCCGTGGCAAGCGGCAAGGGCGGAGTGGGCAAGTCCACCGTTGCGGTCAACCTTGCCGTGTCTCTTGCGAAGAAGCGGAGCGGGGTCGGCCTGATGGACGCCGATATATGGGGACCCAGCGCGCCGGTGATGACCGGAACGCAGGGCGAAACGCCGGTCGCCACTCCGGAGCGCAAGATGCTTCCCGTGGAAAAATACGGCCTCAAAATAATGTCCATCGGCTACCTGATAAACGAAGAGGAAACGGTAATATGGCGCGGGCCCATGGTGCACGGCGCGGTCAAGCAGTTTGTTGAGGATGTGGTGTGGACAAACATTGATTATCTGGTGATAGACCTGCCGCCCGGAACGGGAGACGCCCAGCTTTCAATCGCGCAGACCGCCCCTTTAAGCGGCGGGGTCATAGTAACAACCCCTCAGGAGGTCTCTCTGATAGACGCGCGGAGGGGGATTCTGATGTTTGAAAAACTGAACATTCCGGTCATCGGGATTGTTGAGAATATGAGTTACCTTGACGTTCCGGGCGGGGAAAAGATTGACATTTTCGGCAGGGGCGGCGGAAAGGCGATGGCGGAGAGGTTCAAAGTGCCGTTTCTCGGAGAGATACCGATTGACCCCAATGTGCGAAAAGGCGGAGACGGCGGCGTTCCGGTTGTGGAGAGCGACCCGGACAGCCCCGCGTCTCTGGCGTTTGCGAAAGTGGCGGATGAGGTTCTGAAACATCTGGAAAACGGGTAG
- a CDS encoding metal-sulfur cluster assembly factor, translated as MALFCMKDFRRRLPLVRQHIIPPRAVLTTRPGAATIRLAMAMKKVITIQPDTPAPDGSKVEFKKFEKKPEAQAAPGGLTEEDVFRALSTVNDPELPVSIVDLGLIYDVRVSGGDVGIKMTLTTPGCSMGGMISGQAEEALKAIGARNVIVQVVWDPPWNPDMMSPEAKAKLGAE; from the coding sequence ATGGCGCTCTTTTGCATGAAAGATTTCCGGCGGCGTTTGCCTCTGGTGAGGCAGCATATTATCCCGCCCCGCGCCGTTTTGACAACCCGCCCCGGCGCGGCTACAATCCGCCTTGCAATGGCAATGAAAAAAGTCATAACCATTCAGCCCGACACCCCCGCTCCGGACGGCTCAAAGGTTGAGTTCAAAAAGTTTGAAAAAAAACCGGAAGCGCAAGCCGCGCCGGGCGGATTGACCGAGGAAGACGTTTTCCGCGCCCTTTCAACGGTAAACGACCCGGAGTTGCCGGTAAGCATAGTTGACCTCGGCCTGATCTACGATGTGCGCGTATCCGGCGGCGATGTGGGGATTAAGATGACGCTCACGACTCCCGGATGCTCAATGGGCGGCATGATATCCGGGCAGGCGGAAGAGGCGCTCAAGGCGATTGGCGCAAGAAATGTGATAGTGCAAGTGGTCTGGGACCCGCCGTGGAATCCGGACATGATGAGCCCCGAAGCGAAAGCAAAACTCGGCGCGGAGTAA